A DNA window from Daucus carota subsp. sativus chromosome 3, DH1 v3.0, whole genome shotgun sequence contains the following coding sequences:
- the LOC108212659 gene encoding uncharacterized protein LOC108212659 — protein sequence MLNQLAQTLTTLVGNQQPAQRSIVSEFKRLNPPTFDGATDPDIMEKWIQEMEKAFKLMGSNVGQKVTLAVYQLQGSAYDWWLMEQRRNEENIDSMTWDRFKTALADKYFPRTVHVQKERDFIRLDKGDETVVEYEEEFARLSKYAPTLVANEINRARRLEEGLRENIRHAVANFELTTY from the coding sequence ATGTTGAACCAGCTCGCACAAACCTTGACAACACTCGTTGGAAATCAACAACCAGCTCAACGAAGTATTGTGTCAGAATTCAAGCGTCTGAACCCCCCAACATTTGATGGTGCAACAGACCCCGATATTATGGAAAAATGGATCCAAGAGATGGAAAAGGCGTTTAAATTGATGGGAAGTAATGTTGGACAAAAGGTTACCTTAGCTGTGTATCAATTACAAGGCAGTGCATATGATTGGTGGCTCATGGAGCAGAGGAGGAATGAGGAAAATATTGATTCGATGAcatgggatagattcaagacaGCATTGGCAGATAAATACTTTCCAAGAACTGTTCATGTGCAAAAAGAGAGGGATTTCATTAGGCTTGACAAGGGAGATGAGACAGTAGTAGAGTATGAAGAAGAGTTTGCGAGGCTCTCCAAATATGCTCCTACCTTAGTTGCTAACGAGATCAATCGGGCTAGAAGATTGGAGGAAGGACTTAGGGAAAATATTAGGCATGCTGTTGCAAATTTTGAGTTAACCACGTATTAA